One Dioscorea cayenensis subsp. rotundata cultivar TDr96_F1 chromosome 19, TDr96_F1_v2_PseudoChromosome.rev07_lg8_w22 25.fasta, whole genome shotgun sequence genomic window, AATTTAGGATATATGCATTATCAATGTcatgagaaataaaataatgacacttcaaaataaaaattttaaaatggatATGGTTGTTCATACCGGCAGATCATGTGGTGGCATCCATCTGTGAGCTCGATCAATTGCCTGCATTGCTGACAGCGTCTCCAGTTATTGCTTTGTGCCAACTGACCTAAATCAGGATCATCAATCTCTCCATCCTCCGCAGCAAGGTTATAATATTCCTCACATGTTCTTGTATAATGCCATGGTGCACCGCAATTAACGCATGCAAGAGTATGGCATTGTGGGCACTCAAGGCAACCGGTAGTGGACTGACTCGATGAGCTTGCCATCAAAGATGAAATCTGGACGAGAATGCCGAACAATTAGTATCTCAGCGATTGAAATGTAACATTTTCATGTTAACTGACAGCAACTTACAGGAGATTGTGAAGTTTGTACACCATCTTCAACATACATCACTAAACAATCATAACAGAATTGGTGGGAACAGTTCAACTTTATCGTCTCCGAATGCTGCTTCGTCTCACAGCACATACCGCAGATGCCAAAAGGACCATTATACACACCAGTTGCTTCAAGAGCCATTCGGAGAGGAAGCTTTAGGTCAGAGCTAGGAACCAGTTTTAAATTGAAAGTTTCTAATTTATCAGCATGTTCAAGAATTCTCAACCCCAGAGCTACCAAAAGCGGGTCTTCGAGTATTTCAGCCTTGGCAATCTGTCAAATTTCCTTAGATACTATCAACAACATAGCACATAGCTCCTCCAAAAATGATTTCTCATTCAATAGATGGCAAAACTTCTAATTGAATAGATGATTATCCTAAACTACAATATTGGCATCAAAACTAACAACCACAATAATGCTAATGTGCAAGACATTCAAAATGATTCAAGGCAACAAGACACCTAAACAAGATATGCAAATCCTCAATCTAACAAACAGACAACCAAGTTTGCAAAATTGAAGTCAATAATAAGAGAAAGCAAATGATATTCCAAATGGATCACAAAAGATACAGacatattaaaattatcaaattggggaaaaaaagGATTGTTTCTTGACCTGATCATAGACTTGTTGAGAATCAGTATAGGCAAAGACTCTCTGAACACCATTGGCCAAAGCCTCCACAAGGCCATCCATCAAAGCCAAGTGCTCAGCCACAGCATGCTCCACAAAGAAATCAAGCTTTTTCTGGACCTGCAAAGCAGCA contains:
- the LOC120250060 gene encoding E3 ubiquitin-protein ligase arih1 isoform X3, with amino-acid sequence MTSWGSEEMEGGKSCELEEEFQSCCGEDEEWQDSEECLDEGFVEEIDEFSVRMFFKGVSVSKGEGLGAGVSGIGVVMERPVGGAALQVQKKLDFFVEHAVAEHLALMDGLVEALANGVQRVFAYTDSQQVYDQIAKAEILEDPLLVALGLRILEHADKLETFNLKLVPSSDLKLPLRMALEATGVYNGPFGICGMCCETKQHSETIKLNCSHQFCYDCLVMYVEDGVQTSQSPISSLMASSSSQSTTGCLECPQCHTLACVNCGAPWHYTRTCEEYYNLAAEDGEIDDPDLGQLAQSNNWRRCQQCRQLIELTDGCHHMICRCGHEFCFSCGAEYREGLQSCQCALSDEDNIEFPTNPSIDESNLWVPAVMDAYSEQERAQLALIQRFLAGGFGLSDHQPCQSPPPCSDSYMDTIKDLYQLPWLERFVSVISDSYNDEHIQ
- the LOC120250060 gene encoding E3 ubiquitin-protein ligase arih1 isoform X1, whose translation is MASKGMVVLLFSAQLCSPFVGWGSEEMEGGKSCELEEEFQSCCGEDEEWQDSEECLDEGFVEEIDEFSVRMFFKGVSVSKGEGLGAGVSGIGVVMERPVGGAALQVQKKLDFFVEHAVAEHLALMDGLVEALANGVQRVFAYTDSQQVYDQIAKAEILEDPLLVALGLRILEHADKLETFNLKLVPSSDLKLPLRMALEATGVYNGPFGICGMCCETKQHSETIKLNCSHQFCYDCLVMYVEDGVQTSQSPISSLMASSSSQSTTGCLECPQCHTLACVNCGAPWHYTRTCEEYYNLAAEDGEIDDPDLGQLAQSNNWRRCQQCRQLIELTDGCHHMICRCGHEFCFSCGAEYREGLQSCQCALSDEDNIEFPTNPSIDESNLWVPAVMDAYSEQERAQLALIQRFLAGGFGLSDHQPCQSPPPCSDSYMDTIKDLYQLPWLERFVSVISDSYNDEHIQ
- the LOC120250060 gene encoding E3 ubiquitin-protein ligase arih1 isoform X2 — translated: MIPIGWGSEEMEGGKSCELEEEFQSCCGEDEEWQDSEECLDEGFVEEIDEFSVRMFFKGVSVSKGEGLGAGVSGIGVVMERPVGGAALQVQKKLDFFVEHAVAEHLALMDGLVEALANGVQRVFAYTDSQQVYDQIAKAEILEDPLLVALGLRILEHADKLETFNLKLVPSSDLKLPLRMALEATGVYNGPFGICGMCCETKQHSETIKLNCSHQFCYDCLVMYVEDGVQTSQSPISSLMASSSSQSTTGCLECPQCHTLACVNCGAPWHYTRTCEEYYNLAAEDGEIDDPDLGQLAQSNNWRRCQQCRQLIELTDGCHHMICRCGHEFCFSCGAEYREGLQSCQCALSDEDNIEFPTNPSIDESNLWVPAVMDAYSEQERAQLALIQRFLAGGFGLSDHQPCQSPPPCSDSYMDTIKDLYQLPWLERFVSVISDSYNDEHIQ
- the LOC120250060 gene encoding E3 ubiquitin-protein ligase arih1 isoform X4 — its product is MEGGKSCELEEEFQSCCGEDEEWQDSEECLDEGFVEEIDEFSVRMFFKGVSVSKGEGLGAGVSGIGVVMERPVGGAALQVQKKLDFFVEHAVAEHLALMDGLVEALANGVQRVFAYTDSQQVYDQIAKAEILEDPLLVALGLRILEHADKLETFNLKLVPSSDLKLPLRMALEATGVYNGPFGICGMCCETKQHSETIKLNCSHQFCYDCLVMYVEDGVQTSQSPISSLMASSSSQSTTGCLECPQCHTLACVNCGAPWHYTRTCEEYYNLAAEDGEIDDPDLGQLAQSNNWRRCQQCRQLIELTDGCHHMICRCGHEFCFSCGAEYREGLQSCQCALSDEDNIEFPTNPSIDESNLWVPAVMDAYSEQERAQLALIQRFLAGGFGLSDHQPCQSPPPCSDSYMDTIKDLYQLPWLERFVSVISDSYNDEHIQ